From Cyanobacterium sp. T60_A2020_053:
AGTAACGGCGTTCTGTCGGGGGTAAGACTACAAAGCCAAGCCTAGATAAGAGTCTATATGGGAATCCCCGCACCTTTAGGTCGGGGAGGTTCAATAATAGTAATTCATTATTCATTATTTATTATCTGCGCTACCTGTTGGGCGGTGGCCGGCGCTAGTAAAATACCGTTACGATAATGACCAGTAGCGAGAATAACGTTATCATAACCTGATAATTTCTCAATAACAGGAGCGCCCTTCCCCTCAGGTCGAGGACGTTTGCCTGTCCATGATAACATGACAGGAGCAGTATTGAGGGAAGGACAAAAACCCAGCGCCCTCCGCCGTAAATCATCTAATAATTTTTGATCAGGAATCACCTCATTTTGGGGAAACTCCACCGTAGCGCCCAACCAAAACTCATGATTTGCCATGGGTACAATATGCACATCATCCCCCGTAATCACTGGGTTAAAATCCCCCGCCGTGTGCCATTGATTATGCTTAACTAACAAAGCCTGTCCTAATACCGCGCTCATGGGTAATTCTACCCCTAATAAACTGGTGAGAGGGGCGCTACCCAAACCAGCCGTTAAAATTAACCAATCAGCATCAAGGGATACACCCCCCATTAAAACCTTGTCGCAAACCTTATTATTATCGCCATTTACTGCCCTTGTAACAAAATTATCAACTTTTAAGCCAAAATTGCATTTAACCCCCCTTAAACCAGCGCCCTTCACCAAAGCCTGAGTTAAAAAGGGAGGATGAATTTGTAAATCATCAGGGGAAAAAACCGCACCGATAACTTGAGAAACATCAACTTCAGGACAATGAGACTTTAGCTGATTTTGATCCCATACCTCCAAACGATAACCTTGACTTGCTCTGGTGTGCGCTAACTTTTGCCATTTTGCCACATCATCCCCAGCAAAAAGTAACTTAACCAAGCCATCTTGATTGTAAGGAATTTTAACCCCCGTCATCTCCTCTAACTCCGGCAAAAGAGTGCCGTAACGTTGAAGACTGGCTTCCCTTAAACGCCATCCTCTACCGTTAGTTTTTTGACTAATTACTCCCATTAATAACCCTAAAGCAGCGCCCGTCGCCCCACTCCCCGGCGGTTTGTGGTCAATCAAAGTAATATCTAAATTAGGATTACTGCTTAACTCAAAAGCAATGGCACTACCCACAATGCCACTACCAATAATGACGACTTTTTGCATGGATTTTCATATTATATTGACAGGAAGTAAAGGAAAAAAGGGAGAAGCGGAGCATTACAATTCATAATTCATAATTCATAATTCATAATTCATAATTCATAATTCATTGAAACAGCGCCCTTCAACTCACGACAAAAACTAGCAAGATTTTGCAAAGCCTGAGTTGGATTGCCGTCAGCCAAAAGTTTAACAAAAGCACTACCCACAATCACCCCATCAGCGCCCCATTCCTTCATCTGAGTAGCCTGACTAGGTTCAGAAATACCAAAACCCACACCCACAGGCTTATCCGTAGTAGAGTGTAATTTTTCCAGTAAATCTTGTACACGACTTTCCACTTGAGTGCGCATTCCCGTTACCCCCGTCACACTCACCAAATAAATAAAACCTTGAGATTTTTTAGCAATAGCTTCAATACGACTGAGAGGGGAGGTGGGCGCTACTAATAAAGTTACCTCAATGCCATGAAATTCCGCTAAACTCAAAAAACTTTCCGCCTCCTCCAAAGGTAAATCAGGTACAACCAAACCCTTAACCCCAGCTTCAGCGATATAACTTAAAAAATTTTCTGCCCCTCGATGAAAAATGGGATTATAGTAAGTGAAAAGAATTATTGGTGTGGTAATTTT
This genomic window contains:
- the trpA gene encoding tryptophan synthase subunit alpha: MTSVSQCFANLKQQGQCALIPFLTAGDPDLDTTEKAIYLLAENGADMIELGVPYSDPLADGPVIQAAATRALQRGVTLNNVLTLVTKVNQKITTPIILFTYYNPIFHRGAENFLSYIAEAGVKGLVVPDLPLEEAESFLSLAEFHGIEVTLLVAPTSPLSRIEAIAKKSQGFIYLVSVTGVTGMRTQVESRVQDLLEKLHSTTDKPVGVGFGISEPSQATQMKEWGADGVIVGSAFVKLLADGNPTQALQNLASFCRELKGAVSMNYEL
- a CDS encoding FAD-binding oxidoreductase, which codes for MQKVVIIGSGIVGSAIAFELSSNPNLDITLIDHKPPGSGATGAALGLLMGVISQKTNGRGWRLREASLQRYGTLLPELEEMTGVKIPYNQDGLVKLLFAGDDVAKWQKLAHTRASQGYRLEVWDQNQLKSHCPEVDVSQVIGAVFSPDDLQIHPPFLTQALVKGAGLRGVKCNFGLKVDNFVTRAVNGDNNKVCDKVLMGGVSLDADWLILTAGLGSAPLTSLLGVELPMSAVLGQALLVKHNQWHTAGDFNPVITGDDVHIVPMANHEFWLGATVEFPQNEVIPDQKLLDDLRRRALGFCPSLNTAPVMLSWTGKRPRPEGKGAPVIEKLSGYDNVILATGHYRNGILLAPATAQQVAQIINNE